In bacterium, a single window of DNA contains:
- a CDS encoding HD domain-containing protein, giving the protein MKNIITNIPENSVDPVVDFLYEVGILAKTPRSWSAFLGSGQQSVAEHINRVVYIGFCLGHINGKVDVGRIVQMCQFHDITESRISDLNYVHQKYTERLEEKAEKDLVDSLPFGNKIGELLHEYHERTTYESQLAKDADNLEFLISLKEQIDIGNERARTWVKSTISRLKTDEAKDLAEKILNIESDHWWFGDKDDAWWVNRNKN; this is encoded by the coding sequence ACTAACATTCCAGAGAATTCAGTGGACCCCGTAGTAGACTTCTTATATGAAGTTGGAATCTTAGCAAAAACACCTCGTAGTTGGTCTGCGTTTTTGGGCAGCGGACAACAAAGTGTTGCTGAACATATTAACAGAGTTGTTTATATTGGATTTTGCCTAGGTCACATAAATGGAAAAGTTGATGTTGGAAGAATCGTTCAAATGTGTCAATTCCACGACATAACAGAATCTAGAATTTCTGATTTAAATTATGTTCATCAAAAATATACAGAAAGACTAGAGGAGAAGGCTGAAAAAGATTTGGTTGATTCATTGCCGTTTGGAAATAAAATAGGGGAGTTGTTGCATGAATATCATGAAAGAACTACATATGAATCACAGCTTGCAAAAGATGCAGATAATCTAGAATTTTTAATTTCACTAAAAGAGCAAATTGATATTGGTAATGAGAGAGCAAGGACTTGGGTTAAATCTACAATAAGTAGACTAAAGACGGATGAAGCAAAAGACTTGGCAGAGAAAATATTAAATATAGAATCTGATCATTGGTGGTTTGGTGATAAGGATGATGCTTGGTGGGTAAATAGGAATAAGAATTAA